A window of the Haloarcula rubripromontorii genome harbors these coding sequences:
- a CDS encoding ABC transporter substrate-binding protein, whose protein sequence is MKSIGAAGAVGLAGCSTDGGSGKNTISMGILMGVTGGLSEVGPAIRDAAELAVKQVRDADNGFTVDTQFENTETKPSRGVSGAEALVNAGYPMICGGLASSVTLQVAENVAIPNQTVMCSPSATSPDVSSLEDNDFVYRTPPTDKLQGSLLAQIAAERLEKESAAILFLNNAYGNGLSNGFTKTFEAEYGGEVLNQVSYSAGRSSYTSQLQNALDGDPGTLVIIGYPESGNKIFRNFYENFDRADMDILVPDGLRADDLPGNVGHDMTNVRGTNPSSAGPGIEYFRSAYEEEYGSAPGPFNQQSFDAAAVLMLARAAAGEDDGTAVRDQMRAVTDSGGETVGPETLGEGVSLAADGTEINYQGVSGPVEFDNNGDLASAVYNYFRYTENGTENIEQVEV, encoded by the coding sequence ATGAAGAGCATTGGTGCCGCAGGCGCTGTCGGACTCGCAGGCTGTTCGACAGACGGTGGTAGTGGTAAAAACACCATCAGCATGGGCATCCTAATGGGGGTAACAGGTGGGCTGTCCGAAGTAGGTCCCGCAATTCGAGACGCAGCAGAACTAGCTGTAAAGCAGGTCCGAGACGCGGACAACGGCTTCACAGTCGATACGCAGTTCGAGAACACGGAGACCAAGCCGAGTCGGGGCGTGAGTGGTGCAGAAGCTCTCGTGAACGCCGGGTATCCGATGATTTGCGGGGGACTGGCGTCGTCTGTGACACTGCAGGTCGCCGAGAACGTCGCCATTCCGAATCAGACGGTGATGTGCTCACCATCGGCGACGTCGCCCGATGTCTCCTCACTGGAAGATAACGACTTTGTGTACCGGACGCCGCCGACGGACAAGCTGCAGGGATCGCTGCTGGCACAGATAGCGGCCGAGCGGCTCGAAAAAGAGAGCGCAGCCATCCTCTTCCTCAATAACGCGTACGGGAACGGCCTGTCGAACGGTTTTACCAAGACGTTCGAGGCGGAGTACGGTGGTGAGGTGCTGAATCAGGTCTCGTACTCGGCGGGTCGTTCCTCATACACGTCACAGTTGCAAAACGCTCTTGATGGTGACCCGGGGACGCTCGTGATCATCGGCTATCCCGAGAGCGGGAACAAGATCTTCCGGAACTTCTACGAGAACTTCGACAGAGCGGACATGGATATCCTGGTCCCAGACGGACTCAGGGCGGATGACTTGCCCGGGAACGTGGGACACGATATGACAAACGTCCGCGGAACCAATCCGTCCTCGGCCGGTCCGGGGATCGAGTACTTCAGGTCGGCATATGAGGAGGAGTACGGCTCTGCGCCGGGACCGTTCAATCAGCAGTCGTTCGATGCTGCGGCAGTCCTCATGCTGGCACGCGCAGCAGCCGGTGAGGATGACGGGACTGCAGTCCGCGACCAAATGCGGGCAGTCACAGACTCCGGTGGCGAAACGGTCGGACCTGAAACCCTGGGAGAAGGCGTTTCGCTGGCGGCTGACGGGACCGAAATCAATTATCAGGGGGTCTCGGGCCCGGTCGAGTTCGACAACAATGGTGATCTTGCCAGCGCCGTGTACAATTACTTCAGGTACACAGAGAACGGGACGGAGAACATCGAGCAGGTCGAAGTCTAA
- a CDS encoding PaaI family thioesterase, producing the protein MDIEAFFENMPFADLLDIEITTVDNGHAEGHIEMREELSWNEEQIMAHGGVTFTLADTVGGAALVSLVEQPVPTIDMRIDYLEAGTGDLRAEADVIRHGGDVGVVSVKVYAENGTQVADARGVYKTG; encoded by the coding sequence ATGGACATCGAAGCGTTCTTCGAGAACATGCCGTTTGCCGACCTGCTCGATATCGAAATAACCACCGTAGATAACGGGCACGCCGAAGGCCACATCGAGATGCGCGAGGAACTGTCGTGGAACGAGGAACAGATAATGGCCCACGGCGGTGTTACATTCACCCTCGCCGATACTGTTGGTGGGGCCGCTCTCGTGTCTCTCGTCGAACAGCCGGTGCCGACCATCGATATGCGCATCGATTACCTCGAAGCCGGGACAGGGGACCTCCGAGCGGAGGCGGACGTGATTCGGCACGGTGGTGATGTTGGCGTCGTCAGCGTCAAGGTGTACGCCGAGAACGGTACACAGGTCGCGGATGCACGCGGCGTCTACAAGACAGGCTAA
- a CDS encoding LLM class flavin-dependent oxidoreductase, with the protein MQLGTGLFTCQQRPDDDRETSEIYDEMLELGEVIDNAGLDSAWVSEHHFLDDDYLSGVTPALGALAAVTDTIEIGSCIALAPLYDSIRLAEDIATVDQISGGRTTLGMAIGSNVSEFDAFGIPDDERAERLADTVDTLRGAWSDGPLDYEPEFHDISSDVTVTPKPAHDVPLMLGGASRPAVRRAARTADAWCAPSSLSVDGVRKRVEDIRNVRADEDIEGDFQVYVLQHGFVGDSREDAWEQMRDGYLYIQRRYEEIFSGEAVPELDDDHKQELKEQAIFGTPDQVAAELETYREALGDDIHFIFRTYHPGTGTQAMAECIRRLGEEVRPKVS; encoded by the coding sequence ATGCAACTGGGAACAGGCCTGTTTACCTGTCAGCAGCGCCCGGACGACGACCGCGAGACCAGCGAGATTTACGACGAAATGCTCGAACTGGGTGAAGTGATCGACAATGCGGGACTCGATAGCGCCTGGGTCTCGGAGCATCATTTCCTCGACGACGACTATCTGTCGGGCGTCACACCGGCACTCGGGGCGTTAGCTGCAGTCACCGACACCATCGAAATCGGGTCCTGTATCGCACTCGCGCCGCTGTATGATTCAATCCGGCTCGCCGAAGATATCGCAACCGTCGACCAGATCTCCGGTGGCCGAACGACGCTCGGGATGGCAATCGGGTCGAACGTCTCCGAGTTTGACGCCTTCGGGATTCCCGACGACGAACGGGCTGAGCGGCTAGCTGATACGGTCGATACGCTTCGCGGTGCCTGGTCTGACGGGCCGCTCGACTACGAGCCGGAGTTCCACGACATCTCGTCAGATGTCACTGTGACACCGAAGCCTGCACACGACGTTCCCCTCATGCTTGGTGGGGCGTCCCGACCTGCCGTCCGGCGGGCCGCCCGGACCGCTGACGCATGGTGTGCCCCGTCATCGCTGTCAGTCGATGGCGTCCGGAAGCGCGTCGAGGACATCCGAAACGTTCGTGCCGACGAGGATATCGAGGGCGACTTTCAGGTGTACGTCCTCCAGCACGGGTTCGTCGGTGACTCCCGCGAGGACGCATGGGAGCAGATGCGCGACGGCTACCTCTACATCCAGCGCCGGTACGAGGAGATATTCTCGGGCGAGGCGGTTCCGGAACTGGACGACGACCACAAACAGGAGCTCAAAGAACAGGCCATCTTCGGGACACCCGACCAAGTCGCGGCCGAACTGGAAACGTACCGCGAGGCGCTGGGCGATGACATTCACTTCATCTTCCGGACGTATCATCCCGGAACCGGGACGCAGGCGATGGCCGAGTGTATTCGGCGGCTGGGTGAAGAAGTGCGACCGAAGGTCAGCTAG
- a CDS encoding M24 family metallopeptidase, with product MYERDFMEGTRGTMAVDWEERIDVKRMRRERKDRALDRLQDSELGSMLLINDPNVRYVTGLAMTGGSGADHYTLLTEDGDIVHWDTADHASNQRFNCPWLDDIRYACPGLGNVPRASGSASARDWLKDKMAETVYTAMEEYGVDREPMGIDVGNGALIEKFEDRGVDVDTSAATDIMLDARKTKTRDEVECLRQVAAICEAGFQKITESAKPGKRESEVWGDAVGELWGHGAMAQGGYVTSGPNTWPKHQANTTDRMIRPNDLVYADFYNIGYLGYRSCYYRTFSMGEPTQAQKDAYEKARDDLYDVLERIKPGATTDEICKGFPDREGEHMDWYDADEFWQMTTNHWAHGLGLQLYETPLIWRGLSPDHPIEIEEGMTMAVETMQPAERQGVRVEEMVVVRENGVEILSEWPVAEITRIDY from the coding sequence ATGTACGAGCGCGACTTCATGGAAGGAACGCGTGGCACCATGGCCGTCGACTGGGAGGAACGGATCGACGTCAAGCGGATGCGACGCGAACGCAAAGACCGAGCCCTCGACCGACTGCAGGACTCTGAACTGGGGTCGATGCTGCTGATCAACGACCCGAATGTCCGGTACGTCACCGGGCTGGCGATGACCGGCGGGAGCGGCGCGGACCACTACACGCTCCTGACCGAAGACGGGGACATCGTCCACTGGGACACCGCTGACCACGCATCGAACCAGCGATTCAACTGTCCCTGGCTCGACGACATCCGGTATGCCTGTCCGGGACTCGGCAACGTTCCCCGGGCGTCGGGCAGCGCTTCCGCGCGCGACTGGCTCAAAGACAAGATGGCCGAGACGGTGTACACCGCCATGGAAGAGTACGGTGTCGACCGGGAGCCGATGGGCATCGACGTGGGCAACGGGGCACTTATCGAGAAGTTCGAGGACCGCGGCGTCGATGTCGACACCAGCGCGGCGACTGATATCATGCTTGACGCGCGGAAGACCAAAACCCGCGACGAGGTCGAGTGTCTGCGACAGGTCGCTGCTATCTGTGAGGCTGGTTTCCAGAAGATTACGGAGAGTGCAAAGCCAGGCAAGCGCGAGTCGGAAGTCTGGGGCGATGCGGTCGGCGAACTCTGGGGGCACGGCGCAATGGCCCAGGGTGGCTACGTGACCTCCGGTCCGAACACCTGGCCGAAACATCAGGCGAACACGACCGATCGAATGATTCGACCGAACGACCTCGTGTACGCTGATTTCTACAACATCGGCTATCTGGGCTATCGCTCCTGTTACTACCGTACGTTCAGCATGGGCGAACCGACACAGGCACAGAAAGACGCCTACGAAAAAGCTCGTGACGACCTCTATGACGTCCTCGAACGGATCAAGCCGGGGGCCACGACCGACGAGATCTGCAAGGGCTTCCCCGACAGAGAGGGTGAGCATATGGACTGGTACGACGCCGACGAGTTCTGGCAGATGACGACCAACCACTGGGCTCATGGGCTGGGACTACAGCTCTACGAGACGCCGCTCATCTGGCGTGGACTCTCGCCGGACCACCCGATCGAAATCGAGGAGGGCATGACGATGGCTGTCGAGACGATGCAACCCGCGGAGCGGCAGGGCGTCCGCGTCGAGGAGATGGTTGTCGTCCGTGAGAACGGCGTGGAAATCCTCAGTGAGTGGCCCGTCGCGGAGATTACTCGGATCGACTACTGA
- a CDS encoding thiamine pyrophosphate-binding protein — MTDTGKRLVEELDEQGVEYVFGYPGGRAIEILDHVPDADVEMVRPRDEREASVMAEMHGRLTGNPGVLAGQGPWIGSLGAIGQMEGKLASSPMVVITEASERGDYSTLAPYQQARGDYGGLDLPSALDAYTKENWFPRSPTETVRSLQLAFKHATAGRPGPTAVILDGDAVTEKMPDDPIPPVWDGHDQVQNWDSRPAREDVQTAIAALSEADRPVIVAGNGVHAADAYDQLATVAEATDAVVTTSYLGKSTFPETHELAAGVIGSFGHEGANQVVSEADVLLVVGCRMNPMDTNWQSPEFIRPDEQTIIHADIDTRNAGWVYPADVALIGDAAHSLDDLAANLPESAGNDWARDRAATAQESFYAPKCESDASPIKPQRAVKEIEAVVDSETIVTADSGNNRFWLLNYLQTPGTGTYYGSGGVGAMGWATPAAVSAAITTEKDVIGVAGDGGFTMTMTSVETAVENDVAPTFVVLNDTSLGMVRQMQHEDGDIAGVEFHDTDFVKAAEAFGAEATRAVTPAELADALADGTSADVPFVIDVRIDRDEEMVESLQSSFYKEVGGLHE, encoded by the coding sequence ATGACTGATACAGGAAAGCGCCTTGTCGAGGAACTGGATGAGCAAGGCGTCGAGTACGTCTTCGGATATCCCGGTGGTCGCGCCATCGAGATCCTTGACCATGTCCCGGATGCCGATGTGGAGATGGTCCGGCCACGCGATGAGCGAGAAGCCAGCGTGATGGCCGAGATGCACGGACGACTCACCGGCAACCCCGGAGTCCTCGCTGGACAAGGTCCCTGGATCGGGAGCCTCGGCGCAATCGGCCAGATGGAAGGAAAACTCGCTTCCTCACCGATGGTCGTCATTACCGAGGCCAGCGAGCGGGGCGACTATTCCACGCTTGCGCCGTACCAGCAGGCCCGCGGTGACTACGGTGGGCTTGACCTTCCGTCAGCGCTCGATGCCTACACCAAAGAAAACTGGTTCCCGCGCTCCCCGACAGAAACGGTACGGAGCCTCCAGCTCGCGTTCAAACACGCGACAGCCGGCCGGCCCGGGCCAACGGCGGTAATCCTTGACGGCGACGCCGTCACCGAGAAAATGCCCGACGATCCGATTCCGCCGGTCTGGGACGGCCACGATCAGGTGCAAAACTGGGACTCGCGACCGGCCCGGGAGGATGTTCAGACAGCGATTGCAGCGCTAAGCGAGGCTGACCGACCAGTCATTGTCGCCGGCAACGGGGTTCACGCCGCCGACGCCTACGACCAGCTAGCAACTGTCGCGGAGGCGACTGATGCCGTCGTCACTACCTCCTATCTGGGCAAGTCGACGTTCCCCGAAACCCATGAGCTGGCTGCGGGTGTTATCGGCTCCTTCGGTCACGAGGGCGCAAATCAGGTTGTCAGTGAAGCGGACGTACTCCTCGTCGTGGGCTGTCGCATGAACCCGATGGACACGAACTGGCAGTCCCCGGAGTTCATCCGGCCCGACGAGCAGACCATTATCCACGCTGACATAGACACGCGCAATGCTGGCTGGGTCTACCCCGCAGATGTCGCACTCATCGGTGATGCGGCCCACAGTCTCGATGATCTGGCGGCGAACCTCCCCGAGAGCGCTGGAAACGACTGGGCGCGTGACCGTGCGGCCACAGCGCAGGAGTCGTTTTACGCCCCCAAATGCGAGTCGGACGCGTCGCCGATTAAGCCACAGCGTGCAGTCAAAGAAATCGAGGCTGTCGTTGATTCGGAAACGATTGTGACCGCCGACTCCGGCAACAACCGGTTCTGGTTGCTCAATTATCTTCAGACACCGGGTACCGGGACCTACTACGGAAGCGGTGGCGTCGGCGCGATGGGGTGGGCAACGCCGGCCGCAGTGTCCGCCGCCATCACGACGGAGAAAGATGTCATCGGCGTCGCGGGAGACGGTGGCTTCACGATGACAATGACCAGTGTGGAGACAGCCGTCGAGAACGACGTCGCGCCCACGTTCGTCGTCCTCAACGACACCAGCCTCGGGATGGTCCGACAGATGCAACACGAAGACGGTGACATCGCTGGCGTCGAGTTCCACGACACTGACTTTGTGAAAGCAGCCGAAGCGTTCGGCGCTGAAGCGACGCGGGCAGTGACACCCGCTGAACTCGCGGATGCACTCGCTGACGGGACCAGCGCCGATGTTCCCTTCGTCATCGACGTTCGTATCGACCGTGACGAAGAGATGGTCGAGTCCCTTCAGTCGTCGTTCTACAAGGAAGTCGGCGGGCTGCACGAATGA
- a CDS encoding pyridoxal phosphate-dependent aminotransferase: MSQYAARVEAMDISGIREVFEAAGEDAINLGLGQPDFPTPDHAREAAVSAIQDGMGDSYTSNKGIPELRAAISDRYATDNGQDIPPENIIATAGASEAIHVAIEAHIQPGDEVLCPDPGFLAYEQLVLLAGGEPKRVELRDDLTLDPAAVEDAITENTALFIVNSPANPTGAVQSKRDMAEFARIADEHEIICLSDEVYEKIVFDGEHHSPAEFATSDRVIQASACSKTYSMTGWRLGWVAASTERIERMLRVHQYVQACASAPSQYAAEAALTGPQEPVQEMVSAFEERRNVLLDGLEDIGLDTPVPKGAFYAMPHVPDGWTQKMLDNDVIVVPGEAFGPSGRGQARISYATSTAELKEALEVMRTVTNSL, encoded by the coding sequence ATGTCTCAGTACGCAGCACGCGTCGAAGCGATGGATATCAGTGGCATCCGTGAAGTCTTCGAGGCGGCAGGCGAAGACGCAATAAATCTGGGTCTCGGCCAGCCTGATTTCCCAACTCCAGACCACGCCCGGGAGGCAGCGGTGAGTGCGATTCAGGATGGCATGGGTGATTCATACACCTCCAACAAGGGGATTCCAGAACTCAGAGCGGCGATTAGTGACCGCTACGCCACCGACAACGGGCAGGACATCCCGCCTGAAAACATCATTGCTACTGCCGGGGCAAGTGAAGCAATTCACGTTGCAATCGAGGCCCATATCCAGCCCGGCGACGAAGTGCTTTGCCCTGACCCCGGGTTTCTCGCCTACGAACAACTGGTGCTACTCGCCGGCGGCGAACCAAAGCGGGTCGAGCTCAGGGACGACCTGACTCTTGACCCCGCTGCTGTTGAGGATGCCATCACGGAAAACACGGCGCTATTTATTGTTAACAGTCCAGCGAACCCCACTGGTGCAGTGCAATCGAAGCGAGACATGGCAGAGTTCGCGCGGATCGCGGACGAACACGAGATTATCTGCCTCTCTGATGAGGTCTACGAGAAGATCGTCTTCGACGGTGAACACCATTCGCCGGCCGAATTCGCCACCTCTGATAGGGTCATCCAGGCCAGCGCGTGCTCCAAAACGTACTCGATGACAGGCTGGCGGCTCGGTTGGGTAGCGGCCAGTACAGAGCGAATCGAGCGGATGCTTCGAGTGCACCAGTATGTGCAGGCGTGTGCCAGCGCTCCCTCACAGTACGCTGCCGAAGCGGCGCTTACTGGTCCACAGGAGCCGGTGCAGGAGATGGTGTCTGCTTTCGAGGAGCGGCGAAACGTCCTCCTCGATGGGCTGGAGGATATCGGACTCGACACGCCGGTGCCGAAAGGGGCGTTCTACGCGATGCCTCACGTCCCAGACGGATGGACCCAGAAGATGCTGGACAACGATGTCATCGTGGTTCCTGGCGAGGCGTTTGGGCCGAGTGGACGGGGGCAGGCGCGGATTTCGTATGCCACGAGTACAGCTGAACTGAAAGAGGCGCTGGAAGTGATGCGAACGGTCACGAATTCGCTGTAG
- a CDS encoding branched-chain amino acid ABC transporter permease, with product MAARDYYSRGQNIVYNRPVLVIFAVIGVFLVFDIFRQVGTGTIAATDLMSYLWNGLVLGMSLGLAGVGLSMTYSILNFANFAHGDLITSGAFAGWATAFLIAGLGEFSVEALVLIGGPIAVGSNELGINVVNTPLALLAGLLVAAVLTAALSLLLDRIVFKPMRSADGVTLMIASVGVALFLRNFITYSFLTDSRGLTGGNVPQFTLAGVTLGGHQITLVVVAALLMLATHVLLQYTKIGTAMRAMAANKDLAKVTGIPTERVVKLTWSIGGGLTGCAGFLIALQQGTLTVTMGWDLLLLVFAAVILGGVGSIYGAMVGGVILGIVSRLALVWIPASFLLVAAFVMMIVMLLVRPSGLFSGRTTA from the coding sequence ATGGCGGCCCGAGACTACTACAGCCGTGGACAGAATATAGTGTACAACCGCCCAGTACTCGTTATATTCGCGGTTATCGGCGTGTTCCTCGTCTTCGATATCTTTCGGCAGGTCGGAACTGGAACAATTGCCGCCACAGATCTCATGAGTTATCTCTGGAACGGTCTGGTACTCGGGATGTCGCTCGGACTGGCTGGCGTCGGCCTCTCGATGACATACAGCATCCTCAATTTCGCGAACTTTGCCCACGGAGACTTGATCACGAGCGGTGCGTTCGCCGGATGGGCGACGGCGTTTCTGATTGCCGGGCTAGGTGAATTTTCCGTCGAAGCGCTCGTCCTCATCGGTGGCCCGATCGCAGTCGGTTCGAACGAACTTGGCATCAACGTCGTCAATACCCCACTGGCCCTGCTGGCTGGCTTACTCGTCGCTGCGGTCCTGACAGCCGCCCTTTCGCTCTTACTGGATCGAATCGTGTTCAAGCCGATGCGTAGCGCCGACGGTGTAACGCTGATGATCGCCAGCGTCGGTGTCGCACTGTTCCTCCGTAACTTTATCACCTACTCATTCCTGACTGACAGCCGCGGGCTGACAGGCGGAAACGTCCCCCAGTTTACTCTGGCGGGTGTCACGTTGGGCGGGCACCAGATTACGCTGGTCGTCGTCGCCGCACTTCTGATGCTTGCTACCCATGTTCTGCTCCAGTACACCAAGATTGGTACGGCGATGCGTGCGATGGCTGCGAACAAAGACCTCGCGAAAGTCACAGGCATCCCGACGGAGCGCGTCGTCAAACTCACCTGGAGTATCGGCGGCGGGCTTACCGGGTGTGCAGGCTTTCTTATCGCATTACAGCAGGGAACGCTCACAGTAACAATGGGATGGGACCTGCTGTTACTAGTGTTCGCAGCGGTCATCCTCGGCGGTGTCGGTTCGATCTACGGAGCAATGGTCGGCGGTGTCATCCTCGGAATCGTGAGCCGACTCGCACTCGTCTGGATTCCGGCCAGTTTCCTTCTGGTCGCGGCATTCGTCATGATGATCGTCATGCTGCTCGTGCGCCCATCGGGGCTGTTCAGTGGGAGGACGACGGCATGA
- a CDS encoding NAD-dependent epimerase/dehydratase family protein — MTDTTVLVTGGTGFLGSYVVEDLIEHGHDVVAYDLSTDDHILSKLGVADDVTIRRGDVSEATDVIRAVKETGATHIVHLAALLTNTARDNPRAGLDVNIKGTNNIFEAARTLDDQIERVTWASSAAVYAPPHNYEGEYVDESELVYPDTLYGATKEYNEHQARVYYEDYGVDHVGLRPTVAYGPYRETGGSAFLANIIEKPAVGEPFSVEYGDQVIDWQHARDIAQAFRKATFVDEDDLTQRIYNVRGVLATIREAANTVREIVPDADLEVSDAGELPWTQNLDMTAAQQDFGYEVEYGLEAGFRSYINTLRDENGLEPL, encoded by the coding sequence ATGACAGATACCACGGTACTCGTCACTGGCGGAACCGGCTTCCTCGGCTCGTATGTCGTCGAGGACCTGATTGAACACGGCCACGATGTCGTGGCCTACGACCTTTCGACGGACGACCACATCCTCTCGAAGTTGGGTGTCGCCGACGATGTGACTATCCGGCGCGGTGATGTCTCTGAGGCGACGGACGTGATTCGTGCCGTCAAAGAGACGGGGGCGACGCACATCGTGCACCTCGCGGCACTGCTGACGAACACGGCACGAGACAACCCGCGGGCTGGCCTCGATGTCAACATCAAAGGGACCAACAACATCTTCGAGGCTGCACGCACCCTCGACGACCAGATCGAACGCGTCACCTGGGCCTCCAGCGCGGCGGTGTACGCGCCGCCACATAACTACGAAGGCGAGTACGTCGACGAGAGCGAACTCGTGTATCCGGATACGCTCTACGGTGCGACCAAAGAGTACAACGAGCATCAGGCCCGCGTCTACTACGAGGATTACGGCGTTGACCACGTTGGACTCCGTCCGACTGTGGCGTACGGGCCCTACCGGGAAACCGGTGGGTCGGCGTTCCTCGCAAATATCATCGAAAAGCCGGCAGTCGGCGAACCCTTTAGCGTCGAGTACGGGGATCAGGTGATCGACTGGCAACACGCCCGCGATATCGCACAGGCGTTCCGGAAAGCAACGTTCGTCGACGAGGACGACCTCACCCAACGCATCTACAACGTCCGCGGTGTCCTCGCAACGATCCGTGAAGCAGCCAACACGGTCCGAGAAATCGTCCCGGATGCCGACCTTGAAGTCTCTGATGCGGGCGAACTTCCCTGGACCCAGAATCTCGATATGACCGCTGCACAGCAAGACTTCGGCTACGAGGTCGAGTACGGCCTCGAAGCCGGGTTCCGGTCATACATCAACACACTCCGGGACGAGAACGGCCTCGAACCGCTCTGA
- the npdG gene encoding NADPH-dependent F420 reductase, giving the protein MELAILGGTGDIGEGLAMRFASDTAHTITIGSRDAAKASERARAYEDRLSAHGVETEINGTDNSSAAASADVVILAIPPHHVGDTVEELTEDDVLSDQLLISPAVGMSGDEDGLHYRPPSTGSVTEFVAQQAPDSVPVAGAFHNLAADRLADLEATLDVDTLVVADDPEVSDRVVTLTADLAGVRPIPAGPLSNASEVESLTPLLINIARYNEGMHDVGVTFS; this is encoded by the coding sequence ATGGAGTTAGCCATACTTGGCGGTACTGGTGATATCGGTGAGGGACTCGCGATGCGGTTTGCCTCCGACACGGCCCACACGATTACTATCGGCTCGCGGGACGCTGCAAAAGCCAGCGAGCGAGCCAGAGCGTACGAAGACCGGCTATCCGCCCACGGTGTCGAGACTGAAATCAACGGAACGGACAACAGCAGTGCCGCGGCTAGCGCAGACGTGGTTATTCTGGCCATTCCGCCACATCACGTCGGCGATACAGTTGAAGAACTAACTGAAGATGACGTGCTTTCGGACCAACTACTCATTAGCCCTGCTGTCGGGATGAGCGGCGACGAGGATGGACTTCACTACCGACCACCGTCGACGGGAAGCGTTACCGAATTTGTCGCACAGCAGGCCCCTGACTCGGTTCCAGTGGCGGGCGCGTTCCACAACCTCGCAGCGGACCGGCTGGCGGATCTAGAGGCCACGCTCGATGTGGATACGCTGGTCGTCGCTGACGACCCGGAAGTCAGTGACCGCGTTGTGACGCTAACTGCTGACCTCGCGGGCGTCCGACCGATCCCTGCTGGCCCGCTTTCGAACGCCTCGGAGGTCGAGAGCCTGACGCCACTGCTCATCAACATCGCTCGATACAACGAGGGGATGCACGATGTCGGTGTGACTTTCAGTTAG